In Leptospira congkakensis, one DNA window encodes the following:
- a CDS encoding toxic anion resistance protein: protein MDSLELKTNDPELQLTKEDLQKVEELTGQIQLNNPNDIVSYGASAQAKVSEFADKVLSEIKTKDSGYAGELLNNLLFKITDLNLDSFAGEGNSLSKIPLIGGLFDASRKFLAKFEDLQTQIEKIVEELHTARTNLTKDITLLQALYEKNLEYFKEVQVYIAAGDKKVQELRDKILPDMLEKAKAQGDTLASQQYQDMVQMVDRFEKKIHDLKLTRILSLQTGPQIRLIQNGNQVLVEKIQSSILNTIPLWKNQIVIALGLLRQRKALEAQKQVSKTTNDLIQKNAEMLKTGTVEIARESEKGIIEIETLKTVNQQLITTITETLKIQEEGRQKRKVAEQEMIKIESEIKQKLLESK, encoded by the coding sequence ATGGACTCTTTGGAACTGAAAACGAATGACCCGGAACTGCAACTGACAAAGGAAGATTTACAAAAAGTTGAGGAACTGACTGGGCAGATACAACTCAACAATCCCAATGATATCGTTTCTTATGGAGCCTCGGCCCAAGCTAAAGTTTCTGAATTTGCAGATAAAGTTTTATCAGAAATCAAAACCAAGGATTCTGGATACGCTGGGGAACTTTTAAATAATCTTTTATTCAAAATCACTGATTTGAATTTGGATAGTTTTGCGGGAGAAGGGAACTCTTTGTCCAAAATTCCGCTCATCGGTGGTCTTTTTGACGCTTCTCGGAAATTTCTAGCTAAGTTTGAAGACTTACAAACCCAAATCGAAAAGATAGTCGAAGAACTTCACACTGCTCGAACCAACCTAACAAAAGACATAACATTATTACAGGCATTATACGAAAAAAACTTGGAGTATTTTAAAGAAGTTCAAGTATACATTGCTGCCGGTGATAAGAAGGTTCAAGAACTAAGAGACAAAATCCTTCCCGATATGCTCGAAAAGGCAAAAGCACAAGGGGACACTCTTGCTTCCCAACAGTACCAAGATATGGTGCAAATGGTGGATCGGTTTGAGAAAAAAATCCACGATCTAAAACTCACCCGCATCCTTTCCTTACAAACAGGACCACAAATTCGACTCATCCAAAACGGGAACCAGGTTCTTGTTGAAAAAATTCAAAGTTCGATTTTGAATACAATCCCACTTTGGAAAAATCAAATCGTAATCGCATTAGGTTTGTTACGCCAAAGAAAAGCATTGGAAGCGCAAAAACAAGTTTCCAAAACAACAAACGATCTAATCCAAAAAAATGCAGAAATGTTAAAAACGGGAACTGTTGAAATTGCGAGAGAGTCCGAAAAAGGGATCATTGAAATTGAAACTTTAAAAACAGTAAACCAACAGCTGATCACTACGATTACAGAAACTCTAAAGATTCAAGAAGAAGGTCGTCAGAAACGAAAAGTTGCAGAACAAGAAATGATCAAAATCGAATCTGAAATCAAACAAAAACTTTTGGAATCAAAATAG
- a CDS encoding glycosyltransferase family 4 protein — protein MNIHQFSAGFQLGDAISQEMLEIKRLLAKEGYNGKIFTENVFSYDRKYAEKLTKAKIKPNDVLVYHHSIHSDVLDFVLKFPNRKILIYHNVTPEDFFSGYDLKFSYLLRKGREDLETIRDTFHHSFAVSNFNLNELQEIGFKHARLLPLHLNFQKWKDVPRDFKSKSFDHPSFLFVGRIAPNKRQDDLIRFARTWKSKMGNQFSMRMLGFCNPNQQSYLDELNFMIHHLDLTNEVKIISYVDESMLKKIYSESNMFLSMSEHEGFCVPLMEAIYFHLPVVAFAAGAVPETLNHSGILFESKNFDSIVPLVDSVFKKQDFRNSIIGAQNIRLDEYLQSTSILPLLEVVRG, from the coding sequence ATGAACATACATCAATTTTCTGCAGGATTCCAATTAGGCGATGCCATCTCTCAAGAAATGTTAGAGATAAAACGTTTACTCGCCAAAGAGGGTTATAACGGAAAAATTTTTACAGAAAACGTTTTTTCTTACGATAGAAAATATGCAGAAAAACTTACTAAAGCAAAAATCAAACCAAACGACGTATTGGTTTACCACCACTCTATTCATAGTGATGTTTTAGATTTTGTTTTAAAATTTCCCAATCGAAAAATTCTTATCTATCATAACGTAACACCTGAGGATTTTTTCTCCGGATACGATCTTAAGTTTTCTTATTTGTTACGTAAGGGTCGTGAAGACTTAGAAACCATTCGTGATACATTCCATCATTCCTTTGCTGTTTCTAATTTTAATTTGAATGAACTTCAAGAAATAGGATTTAAACATGCTAGGTTACTTCCCCTACATTTGAATTTCCAAAAATGGAAGGATGTGCCAAGAGATTTCAAATCTAAATCATTTGATCATCCTTCTTTCCTATTTGTTGGTCGCATTGCGCCAAATAAACGACAAGATGATTTGATTCGTTTTGCCAGAACATGGAAATCAAAAATGGGAAACCAATTTTCTATGCGAATGTTGGGTTTCTGTAATCCCAACCAACAATCCTACCTTGATGAACTCAATTTTATGATCCACCACTTGGATCTTACAAATGAAGTAAAAATCATTTCTTATGTTGATGAATCGATGTTAAAAAAGATCTACTCTGAAAGTAATATGTTTCTATCGATGAGTGAACATGAAGGTTTTTGTGTTCCTCTTATGGAAGCCATTTATTTTCATTTGCCCGTGGTTGCCTTTGCAGCCGGTGCCGTACCTGAAACCCTAAATCATTCTGGAATCCTATTTGAATCTAAAAACTTTGATTCCATAGTTCCCTTGGTTGATTCCGTTTTTAAAAAACAAGACTTTAGAAATTCTATCATTGGAGCTCAAAATATTAGGCTGGATGAATATTTACAATCAACGAGTATCTTACCACTTCTTGAAGTCGTGAGAGGTTAG
- a CDS encoding GDP-mannose 4,6-dehydratase, giving the protein MKKKQILVTGASGFVGSYLLPALESQGESQIHCFQGDIRDRKAVTRNLEAVQPDVLIHLAAQAFVPIAIENPWETEEINVGGTLNFLETLHRLQRPCKMLYVSSADVYGKQDPSLLPLKESFLPNPVNPYAGSKLAAESYCRQYAQYSQYVSVVIARPFNHIGIGQRKEFVIPNFCSQIIEVKYSGKSTIAVGDLEPTRDFSHVEDIVSGYLTLVEKGQSGEIYNICSGEERSIRYMLEELVKFSGKDIRFEVDAGRVRASETSKVYGDNSKLKNLGWKNKHSLSETLQQIYNHLESDFLKSKQTD; this is encoded by the coding sequence ATGAAAAAAAAACAAATTTTAGTCACTGGAGCCAGCGGATTTGTCGGAAGTTATCTACTTCCTGCTCTGGAATCCCAAGGTGAATCCCAAATCCATTGTTTTCAAGGTGACATTCGTGACCGGAAGGCCGTCACAAGAAATTTAGAAGCAGTGCAACCTGATGTCCTCATCCATTTGGCAGCCCAAGCATTTGTTCCGATAGCCATTGAAAATCCTTGGGAAACTGAAGAAATCAATGTTGGAGGAACACTTAACTTTCTAGAAACTTTACACCGTCTACAAAGGCCTTGTAAAATGTTGTACGTTTCTTCAGCAGATGTCTATGGAAAACAGGATCCTTCTCTTCTTCCTTTAAAAGAATCATTTTTGCCCAATCCAGTAAATCCTTATGCTGGTAGTAAATTGGCAGCCGAATCTTATTGCAGGCAGTACGCACAGTATAGTCAGTATGTATCGGTAGTGATTGCAAGACCTTTCAATCATATTGGAATCGGACAACGTAAGGAGTTTGTCATTCCTAACTTTTGTTCTCAAATCATCGAGGTTAAATATTCGGGAAAGTCAACTATTGCTGTTGGTGATTTAGAACCTACTAGAGATTTTTCCCATGTTGAAGATATTGTGAGTGGGTATTTGACCTTAGTGGAAAAGGGGCAATCAGGCGAAATTTATAATATCTGTTCTGGTGAAGAACGAAGTATCCGTTATATGTTAGAAGAATTAGTTAAATTTTCTGGTAAGGACATTCGATTTGAAGTGGATGCCGGTCGAGTTAGAGCGTCTGAAACATCCAAAGTTTATGGTGACAATTCCAAACTAAAAAATCTAGGTTGGAAAAACAAACATAGCTTAAGCGAAACTTTACAACAAATTTACAATCACTTAGAATCTGATTTTTTAAAATCCAAACAAACAGACTGA
- a CDS encoding glycosyltransferase family 4 protein, with protein MNVFQHLDELKDSDGVGNDAIGLSEVFISLGYKSHFVTRIERKGKPLESQFHLVNSFQHPTSAEDIHILHYGGAGYPYHLFQNLPGRKILRFHNITPASYYKDTTTPDIFSAMEKFESLSYLEIASLSVFCDSIWCDSEFNFQTISEYQFKNPYVIPICKSYVTNTKLESELRNSSLVFVGRYSPQKKWEDFIELFSYWIKEFPDAKCICIGSVIGAFDGYFDKLTNLVRRFDLEGKVQFLTGKSDAEVLSILKESGAFVSMSEHEGFCLPILEAFGSKIPVFAYAKGAIPGTMKGAGILFDSKEFPKIIKQMKEILSDKEKRTSLISHQSQVLESYNQFPFSEVVSGILNTGIQ; from the coding sequence ATGAATGTTTTCCAACATTTAGATGAACTAAAAGATTCTGATGGTGTTGGAAATGATGCAATAGGTCTTTCTGAAGTTTTTATTTCATTAGGTTACAAATCTCATTTTGTTACCAGGATTGAAAGAAAAGGAAAACCCTTGGAAAGCCAGTTCCATTTGGTAAATTCCTTTCAACATCCCACCTCAGCAGAGGACATTCACATTTTACATTATGGTGGAGCCGGTTACCCCTACCACTTGTTCCAAAATTTACCTGGCCGCAAAATTTTAAGATTTCATAACATTACCCCTGCCTCTTATTATAAAGACACAACAACTCCTGATATTTTTTCAGCGATGGAAAAATTCGAATCTTTGTCTTATTTGGAAATTGCCAGTTTATCAGTCTTTTGTGATTCCATTTGGTGTGATTCAGAATTTAATTTTCAAACCATTTCAGAATACCAATTCAAAAATCCTTATGTGATCCCTATTTGTAAATCTTATGTAACTAATACAAAATTAGAATCAGAGTTACGAAACTCATCTTTGGTCTTTGTAGGGAGATATTCTCCACAAAAAAAATGGGAAGATTTCATTGAATTATTCTCCTATTGGATAAAAGAATTCCCTGATGCCAAATGTATCTGTATTGGATCTGTAATTGGTGCTTTTGATGGATATTTTGATAAACTAACAAATCTTGTGCGAAGGTTTGATTTGGAAGGTAAGGTTCAGTTTTTAACAGGCAAATCCGATGCAGAAGTTTTATCGATTTTAAAAGAATCGGGAGCCTTTGTTTCGATGAGTGAACATGAAGGTTTTTGTTTGCCAATTTTGGAAGCATTCGGATCGAAGATTCCCGTATTTGCTTATGCAAAAGGAGCGATTCCTGGTACAATGAAAGGAGCAGGTATACTGTTCGATTCAAAGGAATTTCCAAAAATTATAAAACAAATGAAAGAGATTTTATCTGATAAAGAAAAACGGACTTCCTTGATTTCTCACCAATCCCAAGTATTGGAATCATACAATCAATTTCCTTTCTCGGAAGTGGTTTCTGGAATTTTGAATACTGGTATCCAATGA
- a CDS encoding inositol monophosphatase family protein, with protein MQSELLDRSYHFLNFLPTVSDFLVQKHKESGLKVDEKSLYNLVTEADLKAESMILDEIQKNYPGDGILSEERGKIDGNSGYTWVVDPLDGTTNYTHGLPLYGVSVGVVETDTMTPLIGMVFFPELNTYYHAIRGQGAFREKTPIQVSRTSSLKDSLFVTGFPYDRNLSLDTLMQYYKSILQKSRGIRRTGAATLDLCWLAEGKFEGYYELGLKPWDMAAAGLIVLEAKGRITSMDGNDFSILIPSLLATNGLVHEYLLAEFEGQINRVVY; from the coding sequence ATGCAATCTGAGTTACTGGATAGATCTTATCATTTTCTAAATTTCCTTCCGACAGTTTCCGACTTCCTTGTGCAAAAACACAAAGAGTCCGGCCTCAAGGTAGATGAAAAAAGTTTATACAATCTTGTGACGGAAGCGGATTTAAAAGCAGAGTCTATGATTTTGGATGAGATCCAAAAAAACTATCCAGGAGATGGAATCCTATCGGAAGAACGAGGAAAAATTGACGGTAACTCAGGATACACTTGGGTTGTGGATCCTTTAGATGGAACTACCAATTATACCCATGGACTTCCGTTATACGGTGTTTCTGTTGGGGTTGTCGAAACAGATACGATGACCCCACTCATAGGGATGGTTTTTTTTCCAGAGTTAAACACTTATTATCATGCCATCAGAGGCCAAGGGGCTTTTCGAGAAAAAACTCCCATCCAAGTTTCTCGGACAAGTTCTTTGAAAGATTCGTTATTTGTTACAGGATTTCCTTATGATCGAAATTTATCTTTAGACACACTCATGCAATATTATAAATCCATATTGCAAAAATCTAGAGGCATTCGCAGAACAGGGGCAGCAACACTCGATCTATGTTGGTTAGCCGAAGGGAAGTTTGAAGGATATTATGAACTTGGCCTTAAACCTTGGGATATGGCAGCGGCTGGTCTTATTGTTTTAGAGGCTAAAGGAAGAATCACATCCATGGATGGTAATGATTTTTCAATTTTGATTCCGAGTTTACTCGCAACCAATGGTCTTGTGCATGAATATCTTTTAGCAGAATTTGAAGGGCAAATCAATCGAGTAGTTTACTAA
- a CDS encoding LIC_11321 family protein has product MGKEKYFLSIRNTDCTIDPTSSILEESLNLSITQSVYLYRMRTTFLIFLFFLIFVSDGFADSRQELPPTLGDLKGQDKSVRQPPDRKDKKGCCKIKYPAGGYDFFLATEDDCRASLYFDRFLGENNTLCFRWEGE; this is encoded by the coding sequence ATGGGTAAAGAAAAATATTTCCTATCCATTAGAAATACAGATTGCACGATTGATCCTACGTCATCAATTTTAGAGGAATCACTGAACTTGTCCATCACTCAGTCTGTCTATTTATATAGAATGCGAACTACCTTCCTAATCTTCTTGTTTTTTCTGATCTTTGTATCAGATGGGTTTGCTGATTCACGACAAGAATTACCTCCTACATTGGGGGATTTGAAAGGGCAGGACAAATCGGTGCGGCAACCTCCCGATAGAAAGGACAAAAAAGGATGTTGTAAAATCAAATATCCTGCTGGTGGATATGATTTCTTTCTTGCGACAGAAGACGATTGTCGTGCTAGTTTATACTTTGACAGATTTTTAGGAGAGAACAACACTCTATGCTTTCGATGGGAAGGGGAATAG
- a CDS encoding M48 family metallopeptidase → MFQNQTFTSRYFNGVSAVPEEGTILIHGQSLEFSSRETAHKLVISQFTEFNLTHNGCKLVLLPDEVKESPVLEIFCSKEEAKKIESIWIQTKKSQSKTHAFFYSIREMNPLVLGTLSILIVAIIGFFYFKGLELVTNFIPLSADKTLGESVQLKMDAQFEACNTKATDRFFAEALKRIVPKGSPHEFSVSVIASTIPNAFALSNGKIYFFSGLLNDAQSQEEVIGVLAHEIAHVEKRHHMRNLVKAGGTSLAISLVVGPGLGNMEFLETFTEIGSTILVLKFSRDFETEADITSIEYLKNQNISSSGLLTFFKRMQELEKEILKPEGKSPDPKAKDDQVITKSITDFLSTHPATDERMKTLESLIRTGKKGSIKKIVSDKTWKEVQSVCLDFKKSDSK, encoded by the coding sequence TTGTTTCAAAATCAAACATTTACATCCCGATATTTTAACGGAGTATCAGCGGTCCCCGAAGAGGGGACTATTCTGATCCATGGTCAATCTCTTGAGTTTTCTTCTAGAGAAACCGCTCACAAACTTGTAATTTCCCAATTTACAGAATTTAATTTAACGCATAATGGCTGTAAGCTTGTTTTACTGCCGGACGAAGTAAAAGAAAGTCCTGTTTTGGAAATTTTTTGCTCCAAAGAAGAAGCAAAAAAAATAGAATCCATTTGGATCCAAACAAAAAAATCACAAAGCAAAACCCATGCATTTTTTTACTCCATCAGAGAAATGAATCCCCTTGTCCTTGGGACTCTATCCATTCTCATTGTTGCTATTATTGGTTTTTTCTATTTTAAAGGGCTAGAGCTTGTAACGAACTTCATTCCCTTATCCGCCGACAAAACGTTAGGCGAATCTGTCCAACTCAAAATGGATGCTCAGTTTGAAGCTTGTAATACCAAAGCCACAGACAGATTCTTTGCAGAAGCTCTTAAAAGAATCGTACCCAAAGGTAGTCCTCACGAATTTTCCGTTTCTGTCATTGCTTCTACCATTCCGAATGCCTTTGCTCTCTCTAACGGCAAAATTTATTTTTTTTCCGGACTTCTCAATGATGCCCAATCACAAGAAGAAGTGATTGGGGTTTTAGCACACGAAATTGCACACGTGGAAAAAAGACACCATATGAGAAATCTTGTGAAAGCAGGAGGGACTTCGCTTGCGATCAGTTTGGTGGTTGGTCCTGGACTCGGAAACATGGAATTTTTAGAAACGTTTACGGAGATTGGTTCTACAATTCTGGTATTAAAGTTTTCTAGAGATTTTGAAACAGAAGCTGACATCACTTCTATAGAATATTTAAAAAACCAAAATATCTCATCATCAGGACTCCTTACATTTTTTAAAAGAATGCAAGAATTAGAGAAAGAAATATTGAAACCTGAAGGAAAATCACCTGATCCAAAAGCCAAGGACGATCAAGTGATAACAAAATCAATTACCGATTTTTTAAGTACTCACCCTGCTACCGATGAAAGAATGAAAACTTTAGAATCTCTCATTCGAACTGGCAAAAAAGGATCCATCAAAAAAATTGTTTCAGATAAAACTTGGAAAGAAGTTCAGTCTGTTTGTTTGGATTTTAAAAAATCAGATTCTAAGTGA
- a CDS encoding DUF4870 domain-containing protein has product MTEVQLEQNQEEKKWARRAHLSTILTYPMALLPFPFFISSLGAMVYPFVMWLSRNKSSYSAKQSLEAMYLQALLSLGFFGFGAKFGEDRVLLVFSYVLMAFLHVVFLGIAIYRTTIGKAHHYPFSFFPLLFSSNQTKENWNELKKKFEDKVEFTEYKSQMERLDGFRLSTEKESKSLSDGSLQGLCNEYLHSLSDLRVNLAEDPLSYRKAKQFLNYFPETVSKILGQYNKLSVGSPESEKRKTELNSLLSEVIKTTEQVRNKLKADETLNLDVEITAMKKNIEFGGY; this is encoded by the coding sequence ATGACTGAAGTGCAATTAGAACAAAATCAAGAGGAGAAAAAATGGGCAAGACGTGCCCATCTTTCTACTATTTTAACGTATCCTATGGCATTATTGCCATTTCCATTTTTTATCTCTTCTCTTGGGGCAATGGTTTATCCCTTTGTCATGTGGCTTTCAAGAAATAAGTCTTCTTATTCCGCCAAACAATCGCTAGAGGCAATGTACTTGCAGGCTTTGTTATCGCTTGGATTCTTTGGGTTTGGAGCAAAGTTTGGAGAGGATCGAGTTTTACTTGTGTTTTCCTATGTGTTAATGGCATTCCTTCATGTAGTTTTTTTGGGAATTGCTATTTATCGAACTACAATTGGAAAAGCTCACCACTATCCATTTAGTTTTTTTCCACTTCTTTTTTCCTCTAACCAAACAAAAGAGAATTGGAATGAACTAAAGAAAAAATTTGAAGATAAAGTAGAATTCACCGAATATAAATCCCAAATGGAACGATTGGATGGATTTCGTCTATCTACTGAAAAAGAATCCAAATCTCTCTCGGATGGATCACTACAAGGTTTATGTAATGAATACTTACATTCTTTATCTGATCTACGCGTGAACCTTGCGGAAGACCCGCTATCTTATAGAAAGGCAAAACAGTTTTTAAATTATTTTCCAGAGACTGTTTCCAAAATTTTAGGCCAGTACAATAAATTGAGTGTTGGTTCCCCGGAATCAGAAAAAAGAAAAACGGAATTAAATTCCTTACTGAGTGAAGTGATCAAAACCACGGAACAAGTCAGAAATAAACTCAAAGCAGATGAAACCCTAAATTTAGATGTTGAGATCACCGCGATGAAGAAAAACATCGAATTTGGTGGGTATTGA
- a CDS encoding YjgN family protein: MNNTRLQYHATGGQLFILLLKNMFLTVVTLGIYSFWARTNVQKFMAENLEWAGERFSFHGTGKERFIGFLKALGIFIVLYIGIYIIQTILTFIPIPYFASIVGSLLSLAVILALVPIILVGGRKYLTSRTGYRNLRFGFDGKILEVAKLYGKGILLTIITLGIYYPWFFAEKEAYIQSKTRYGNTNFGFSAEGKEIFFLYLKGFFLSIVTLGIYYSWFLADVQNYIWNRTSFQGKKFRSDITGGKIFGNFIIAYLIIIFTLGIGFAWAVVRLTKLFFESVSLEAEVDFSSISAQTDSTANATAEGLEALADTLEAFLS, translated from the coding sequence ATGAACAATACGAGACTACAATACCACGCAACGGGAGGGCAACTCTTCATTCTTCTACTGAAGAATATGTTTCTAACCGTAGTAACATTAGGGATTTATAGCTTTTGGGCCAGAACCAATGTCCAAAAATTTATGGCAGAGAACTTAGAATGGGCAGGAGAACGTTTTTCCTTCCACGGAACAGGAAAAGAGAGGTTCATTGGATTTCTCAAAGCATTAGGAATATTCATAGTTCTTTATATAGGGATCTACATCATTCAGACCATCCTGACATTCATTCCGATCCCATACTTTGCATCAATCGTAGGGTCTCTTCTATCTTTAGCAGTAATTTTGGCTCTTGTTCCTATCATCTTGGTAGGTGGCAGAAAATACCTCACTTCGCGTACTGGATACCGCAACCTTCGTTTCGGATTTGATGGAAAAATTTTAGAAGTAGCAAAACTTTACGGCAAAGGGATTCTCCTAACTATCATTACACTGGGAATCTACTATCCATGGTTTTTTGCTGAAAAAGAAGCTTACATACAAAGTAAAACAAGATACGGGAATACAAACTTTGGATTTTCAGCAGAAGGTAAGGAGATTTTTTTCCTCTACTTAAAAGGATTCTTTTTAAGCATTGTGACTCTTGGAATTTACTATTCTTGGTTTTTAGCAGATGTTCAAAATTACATTTGGAACCGAACTAGTTTCCAAGGGAAAAAGTTTAGATCAGATATCACAGGTGGAAAAATTTTTGGAAATTTTATCATCGCCTATTTAATTATCATATTTACTTTAGGAATTGGATTTGCTTGGGCTGTAGTCCGATTGACCAAACTTTTTTTTGAGTCGGTTAGTTTGGAGGCAGAAGTTGATTTTTCTTCCATCTCAGCACAAACAGATTCAACTGCAAACGCTACGGCAGAAGGATTGGAAGCACTTGCAGATACTTTAGAAGCCTTCCTATCATAA
- a CDS encoding glycosyltransferase, translated as MAKILIITARFLEHASGGAEKLAYDYASILSESNDVTVCTSSAKDYVSWKNELPKGESKENSIRILRFPVTQTRNITKMNHILNQCLEKGDSVSDKEQFEFLKEQGPYCPELVKYISKEQNSYDLAILIGYLYYPVVASIPNLKIPFVIVPTFHDEPPFRLPMYRKTYSNRYIYSFNAPEEVSVYETYTKQKVSSYFLIGTYINDHFANLDPKLSNSNSNSNQLITVGRIEPAKGYPELFQYFRDWKLYSHRTDVSIKSLGSVSSMEVPTDPLICFTGFVSEEEKLSEIQKSFLLLNPSAFESFSISIMEAWIQEKTVLVNAKSSVMRGHCLRSQGGLYYSDSLSFQRTLDFLLENREISQRLGKNGREYVLANFTKDVIRKKLNQMVSKLLD; from the coding sequence GTGGCAAAAATTCTAATCATCACTGCACGGTTTTTAGAACATGCTTCCGGTGGAGCTGAAAAATTAGCCTACGACTATGCTTCTATTCTATCAGAATCAAATGATGTGACGGTTTGTACATCTTCCGCTAAAGATTATGTAAGTTGGAAAAACGAATTACCTAAAGGAGAATCCAAAGAAAACTCCATTCGTATTCTACGATTTCCAGTAACACAAACAAGAAACATCACTAAGATGAATCACATTCTAAATCAATGTTTGGAAAAAGGGGATTCCGTTTCAGACAAAGAACAATTTGAATTTCTAAAAGAACAAGGACCTTATTGTCCCGAATTAGTTAAATACATTTCCAAAGAACAAAACTCCTATGATTTAGCGATCCTTATCGGATATTTATATTACCCAGTTGTTGCAAGTATCCCTAATTTAAAAATTCCATTTGTCATTGTGCCAACATTTCATGACGAACCACCATTTCGTCTCCCCATGTATCGCAAAACATATTCAAACCGGTATATTTATAGTTTCAATGCGCCAGAAGAAGTTTCTGTTTATGAAACGTACACAAAACAAAAAGTTAGTTCTTACTTTTTAATTGGTACTTATATTAATGATCATTTTGCAAACCTAGATCCCAAACTTTCGAACTCGAACTCGAACTCGAATCAATTGATCACTGTTGGTCGAATTGAACCTGCAAAAGGATATCCAGAACTTTTTCAATATTTTAGAGATTGGAAACTATATTCTCATAGAACAGATGTTAGTATAAAATCTCTGGGGTCAGTTTCTTCTATGGAAGTACCAACAGATCCTTTGATCTGTTTTACTGGTTTTGTCAGCGAAGAAGAAAAACTTTCAGAAATTCAAAAATCTTTTCTTCTACTCAATCCATCCGCTTTTGAAAGTTTTTCGATTTCCATTATGGAAGCTTGGATTCAGGAAAAAACTGTACTCGTCAATGCAAAATCATCTGTTATGCGAGGACATTGTTTACGAAGCCAAGGTGGGTTATATTATTCAGATTCTCTCTCTTTCCAACGAACTTTGGATTTTTTATTAGAAAATCGTGAAATATCCCAAAGGCTTGGTAAAAATGGAAGGGAATATGTTTTGGCAAACTTTACCAAAGACGTAATTCGAAAAAAACTAAATCAAATGGTTAGTAAACTACTCGATTGA
- a CDS encoding LIC_10202 family protein: MEDKKKFNPSPFVEVRDPQLNVSELIQKIESKIPLDPSQTPNWLELTKISYKPESPQGFRKFDPAGTAHLFEKGISSPKFSNPKFWFIRGPVKFIVNRLISVYGLIDKKLSENRIRAFFSVLHELVRLGKRIEQIENRFDGFYRDHLLHGSSNELPNFGWAVNSYFTDAGSNPSWKFALEDFSKSNAVTVLFPEWGDILKQLSISQIPFQCITSHEDEFRFIQNKITTTVRLEKRLFPLKQILNPSADVLVYLPLNRFPSFWIERIFAEISNSIQNGKHLYFSVSTKPTNANRPFRDLQVSEINLELLPNYLETLGFKQVRDLSATEDTKVYRYTKLAT; encoded by the coding sequence GTGGAAGACAAAAAGAAATTCAATCCCTCCCCCTTTGTCGAAGTTCGAGACCCACAGTTAAATGTATCGGAATTGATACAAAAAATTGAATCCAAGATCCCCTTGGATCCATCTCAGACTCCCAATTGGTTAGAACTCACAAAAATCAGCTATAAACCAGAATCCCCCCAAGGATTTCGAAAATTTGACCCGGCAGGAACTGCTCATCTGTTTGAAAAAGGGATTTCTAGTCCCAAATTCTCAAACCCAAAATTTTGGTTCATTCGTGGACCAGTTAAATTCATCGTCAATCGCCTAATTTCTGTTTATGGATTAATCGACAAAAAACTTTCGGAAAATAGAATTCGAGCATTTTTCTCAGTTTTGCATGAACTTGTTCGTTTGGGGAAAAGAATCGAACAAATAGAAAATCGATTTGATGGATTTTATAGAGACCATTTGTTACATGGATCTTCCAATGAACTGCCTAACTTTGGTTGGGCGGTAAATTCTTATTTTACAGATGCTGGATCAAACCCTAGTTGGAAATTTGCATTAGAAGATTTTTCTAAATCTAATGCAGTAACGGTATTATTTCCTGAGTGGGGAGATATTCTCAAACAACTATCCATAAGTCAAATTCCATTTCAATGTATCACTTCACATGAAGATGAATTCAGATTCATTCAAAACAAAATCACAACAACCGTTCGGTTGGAAAAAAGACTTTTTCCATTAAAACAAATTCTAAATCCATCAGCCGATGTCTTAGTTTACCTTCCTCTCAACCGGTTTCCTTCTTTTTGGATAGAAAGAATTTTTGCTGAAATTTCAAATTCCATACAAAATGGAAAACATTTGTATTTTTCCGTTTCCACAAAACCGACAAACGCCAATCGTCCGTTCCGCGATCTACAAGTTTCTGAAATTAATTTGGAACTATTACCAAACTATTTGGAAACACTTGGTTTCAAACAAGTTCGAGATCTTTCTGCAACGGAAGATACGAAAGTTTACAGATACACAAAACTCGCTACATGA